The Mytilus galloprovincialis chromosome 2, xbMytGall1.hap1.1, whole genome shotgun sequence genome has a window encoding:
- the LOC143063089 gene encoding hemicentin-1-like isoform X1 produces the protein MASDKTNFDRSLETDALPTVDSADKKHLVRLKEEHEQHGFDRSETHLKQPVQSEQDVRYSGTENYESQSPSLNSALTEDRQTNETTSEDQSRRLSRLSLNLEIPLVPENIDNSNLPTRSTDTVLTGYRGNPANTCGPGHSDSNLSPSRNNTERISRKNWKAIKIFVLAVEQTFINNKKWLQFSEALGYDMKVVRRKIGSKPDQFYKLLNEWLDVMEETRWNPIPYLKWALEEVEEVDLIAKLTKKFGSTHEIDDEDMERLQEKLASRDFSMTVQHNTPDRHTTIQAKMVVVGDGNVVGATKTGNNCDRRIVNQDSDENLSQDSTNNLSSSVVDGPCETIGLVEGSQVLFSDEAFSAIVGKTCVIQVTIDETYRPDHVIWRWKQNEEDDYSKILHSEKYIVGDVNNPSLTITDAQKSDEGHYMCQVANALGSVNSRDIFLEICGVLPKIDVKIAQNPVRGATVILNCKIKSLPDLVSVIWHKNGEVLRMTSKHNGGTIHEPSLTISTVDDTDEAEYMCKVTNLVGPGTSNLVTLNIIDEPTVRIEVPTLVLTGRTTTIDCNVSSTEPITELTWLKDGYNIQPESDSNKYAGGSIHTPSLTIHNCDDQDKASYRCKARNIAGTGQSAVVQLDVAEKPKINLSFQSPVLRGKTSKIDCSITSIIPLISIQWYMDFEKISPTSCLFSGGTLEEPSLTLVKLSDNHEGKYRCEVSNEAGTLPSEDVVIKIADLPVISLSSKKYTVEAAGFVTLRCQIKGNPTPKRVEWYKVVDEKKIPISKSLKYSGGTVKVPSLTIGNVVSNDAGLYVMYAQNDFGDSWSEKITVEGEMPRINLSADSSVLSGKSITIMCHLKKSDMISLNWFKDGCALLLDSKHYIGGNMDSPHLTITAVSKLDEGKYTCKASNRFGTSSESVSFKVIFCKPQLSIDESRISIQAGTTVQLRCKIISEPSITRITWHKTDICKSTQISASERYKGGSVEQPTLTIMNTNINDSGVYFCEVENIAGTVRSDDVQLDVKGDKPVITVQSEMNACDGELVNIDCKIDAKPDIYSLQWYRIIDGQLVELLQTSKHYTGGNTRHPALSIVNIAKDDEGTYICKASNSVGEGLSGECKLKVFCKPRVLVETSSISCSTGQTISLKCRIQADPAVKHIHWSKGEGFTKQRWKIIEKTENKAMERSIIPSFTIRNVQMSDSGHYVCEVTNMVGTTRSEPIILDVTTGITTKSKPIIQDITTDIPDSNTILLAYTADVDTVRTFKEHILEVLVEKNDIHVDEFIIKDDVDREFLYTVDRTIQSAKIVFLLLSKDFVDKAWPNVSSMSNLTGSLYSRQSLIVPVYLEQSINLPMGLRSLMCLYFYRHDNVYKKALGKLMKELL, from the exons acTAATTTTGATCGAAGTCTGGAGACAGATGCCTTACCAACTGTTGACAGCGCCGATAAAAAACATCTCGTTCGTCTGAAAG aaGAACATGAGCAGCATGGTTTTGATCGTTCTGAAACTCATCTAAAACAACCTGTACAAA GCGAGCAAGATGTAAGATATAGCGGAACTGAAAACTATGAGAGTCAATCACCTAGTTTAAATTCTGCCCTGACAGAAGACCGACAAACAAATGAAACTACATCTG AAGATCAAAGTCGAAGATTATCTAGACTGTCCTTAAATTTAGAAATACCATTGGTGCCGGAAAATATTGATAATTCGAATTTGCCAACCCGATCCACAGACACTGTTTTAACAGGATATAGAGGAAATCCAGCCAATACATGTG GACCTGGACATTCTGATTCCAATCTATCTCCTTCAAGAAACAACACTGAGAGAATAAGCCGGAAAAACTGGAAAG CAATAAAGATATTTGTTCTTGCCGTAgaacaaacatttataaataacaaaaaatggctGCAGTTTTCAGAAGCACTTGGATATGATATGAAAGTCGTTAGGAGGAAGATTGGTAGCAAACCTGATCAGTTCTACAAACTTTTAAATGAATGGTTAGATGTTATGGAAGAAACAAGATGGAATCCAATTCCATATCTAAAATGGGCATTAGAAGAAGTAGAAGAGGTCGACTTGAttgcaaaattgacaaaaaagttTGGCTCAA CACACGAAATAGACGATGAAGACATGGAACGGCTGCAGGAAAAACTAGCTTCTAGAGATTTTAGCATGACAG TGCAGCACAATACACCTGACAGACATACTACTATTCAAGCTAAAATGGTTGTTGTCGGTGATGGCAATGTTGTAGGCG caaCAAAAACAGGAAATAATTGTGACAGAAGAATTGTGAACCAGGATTCGGACGAAAATCTGAGTCAAGATTCTACAA ACAATTTATCATCGAGCGTAGTGGATGGTCCATGTGAGACAATCGGATTGGTTGAAG GGAGCCAAGTCTTGTTCTCCGATGAAGCTTTTTCGGCAATTGTTGGTAAAACATGTGTTATACAAGTCACCATTGACGAAACATACCGGCCAGATCATGTGATATGGAGATGGAAACAAAATGAAGAAGATGATTATTCAAAAATACTACATTCTGAAAAATACATCGTTGGAGATGTTAATAATCCTTCGTTAACAATTACAGATGCGCAAAAGTCAGATGAAGGTCATTATATGTGTCAAGTTGCTAATGCTTTAGGATCTGTCAACAGTAGagatatatttttggaaatatgTGGAG TCTTACCAAAGATAGATGTGAAGATTGCACAAAATCCTGTAAGAGGAGCAACAGTGATTCTTAATTGTAAGATTAAATCTTTACCGGATTTAGTGTCAGTTATATGGCACAAAAATGGAGAAGTATTGAGAATGACTTCTAAGCATAATGGAGGAACAATTCACGAACCGTCACTGACTATTAGCACTGTTGATGACACTGATGAAGCGGAGTACATGTGTAAGGTGACCAATTTGGTAGGACCAGGAACGAGTAACTTGGTGACATTGAATATTATTG ATGAACCAACAGTACGAATTGAAGTCCCTACCTTAGTCTTGACAGGAAGGACCACAACGATTGATTGTAATGTTTCTTCTACTGAACCTATTACTGAACTGACTTGGTTAAAAGATGGGTACAACATACAACCAGAATCAGACAGTAATAAGTATGCCGGAGGTAGCATCCACACACCCTCACTTACAATACATAATTGTGATGACCAGGACAAAGCTTCGTATAGATGCAAAGCTAGAAACATTGCTGGAACAGGACAAAGTGCAGTCGTGCAGTTAGATGTTGCTG AAAAACCAAAGATCAATCTCTCATTCCAGTCACCAGTCTTACGAGGGAAAACATCAAAAATCGACTGTTCTATTACTTCTATAATTCCTCTCATATCTATACAGTGGTATATGGATTTTGAGAAAATTTCCCCTACATCTTGTTTGTTCAGTGGAGGTACACTTGAAGAGCCATCTTTAACGCTCGTCAAATTGAGCGATAACCATGAAGGAAAATACAGATGTGAAGTGTCGAACGAAGCAGGGACCTTACCAAGTGAGGATGTTGTGATTAAAATAGCAG atTTACCCGTTATATCACTTTCATCTAAGAAATATACCGTTGAAGCTGCTGGTTTCGTTACGCTTAGATGTCAAATTAAAGGCAATCCGACACCCAAAAGAGTAGAATGGTACAAAGTGGTCGATGAAAAGAAAATACCAATATCAAAATCGTTAAAGTATTCAGGGGGAACAGTCAAAGTTCCGTCACTAACGATAGGGAATGTGGTCAGCAATGATGCAGGCCTTTATGTTATGTATGCGCAAAACGACTTTGGGGACAGCTGGAGTGAGAAAATAACAGTTGAAGGAG aaATGCCCCGCATCAATCTTTCTGCAGACTCTTCAGTGCTGTCAGGAAAATCAATAACCATAATGTGTCATCTTAAAAAATCAGACATGATATCTCTGAATTGGTTTAAAGATGGGTGTGCTCTTTTGCTGGACAGTAAGCACTATATCGGTGGAAACATGGATTCCCCTCATTTGACTATCACTGCCGTTTCCAAATTAGACGAAGGAAAATACACTTGTAAAGCAAGTAATCGGTTTGGGACAAGCAGTGAAAGCGTCTCTTTCAAAGTTATATTTT GTAAACCCCAGCTGTCCATTGACGAAAGCCGAATTTCAATTCAAGCTGGCACAACTGTACAATTGCGTTGTAAAATTATAAGTGAGCCCTCCATTACAAGAATAACATGGCATAAGACGGACATTTGCAAATCAACTCAGATTTCTGCATCAGAAAGATACAAAGGTGGTTCAGTTGAACAGCCAACTCTCACAATAATGAACACAAATATCAACGACAGTGGTGTTTATTTCTGCGAAGTAGAAAATATAGCCGGAACAGTACGTAGCGATGATGTTCAATTAGATGTCAAAggag ACAAACCAGTTATTACAGTCCAATCAGAAATGAATGCTTGTGATGGTGAATTAGTAAATATAGATTGTAAGATAGACGCCAAACCCGACATTTATAGTTTACAATGGTACAGAATAATCGATGGACAATTAGTTGAGTTGTTACAGACGAGTAAACATTATACAGGAGGAAACACAAGACATCCAGCCTTAAGCATTGTTAATATAGCCAAAGATGATGAAGGAACCTATATATGTAAAGCTTCGAACAGTGTCGGAGAGGGTTTAAGTGGTGAATGCAAATTAAAAGTCTTCT GTAAGCCAAGAGTTTTGGTTGAAACGTCATCCATATCCTGTTCAACTGGGCAGACTATATCATTAAAATGTAGAATACAAGCAGACCCTGCAGTTAAACATATTCACTGGTCGAAAGGAGAAGGATTTACTAAACAAAGATGGAAAATTATAGAGAAAACTGAAAATAAAGCAATGGAAAGGAGCATTATACCTTCATTTACAATTCGAAATGTACAAATGTCGGACAGCGGTCATTATGTTTGTGAAGTAACAAATATGGTTGGTACAACAAGAAGTGAACCAATAATATTAGACGTAACCACTGGAATTACAACAAAAAGTAAACCAATAATACAAGACATAACCACTGACATTCCAG attccaATACAATTCTTCTAGCATATACAGCAGACGTGGATACTGTAAGGACATTTAAAGAACACATTCTGGAAGTCCTAGTTGAAAAGAATGATATTCATGTCGATGAATTTATTATAAAAGACGACGTTGACAGAGAATTTCTGTACACTGTAGATAGAACAATTCAATCCGCAAAAATAGTATTTCTTCTACTGTCCAAAGACTTTGTCGATAAAGCATGGCCGAATGTATCGAGTATGTCAAACCTTACCGGCTCTCTATACTCACGACAATCGCTCATAGTACCGGTATATTTAGAACAGTCCATCAACCTTCCAATGGGACTAAGATCACTAATGTGCTTGTATTTTTATAGACATGATAATGTTTACAAGAAGGCATTGGGAAAATTAATGAAGGAATTGCTTTAA
- the LOC143063089 gene encoding hemicentin-1-like isoform X2 — protein sequence MASDKTNFDRSLETDALPTVDSADKKHLVRLKEEHEQHGFDRSETHLKQPVQSEQDVRYSGTENYESQSPSLNSALTEDRQTNETTSEDQSRRLSRLSLNLEIPLVPENIDNSNLPTRSTDTVLTGYRGNPANTCGPGHSDSNLSPSRNNTERISRKNWKAIKIFVLAVEQTFINNKKWLQFSEALGYDMKVVRRKIGSKPDQFYKLLNEWLDVMEETRWNPIPYLKWALEEVEEVDLIAKLTKKFGSTHEIDDEDMERLQEKLASRDFSMTVQHNTPDRHTTIQAKMVVVGDGNVVGGNNCDRRIVNQDSDENLSQDSTNNLSSSVVDGPCETIGLVEGSQVLFSDEAFSAIVGKTCVIQVTIDETYRPDHVIWRWKQNEEDDYSKILHSEKYIVGDVNNPSLTITDAQKSDEGHYMCQVANALGSVNSRDIFLEICGVLPKIDVKIAQNPVRGATVILNCKIKSLPDLVSVIWHKNGEVLRMTSKHNGGTIHEPSLTISTVDDTDEAEYMCKVTNLVGPGTSNLVTLNIIDEPTVRIEVPTLVLTGRTTTIDCNVSSTEPITELTWLKDGYNIQPESDSNKYAGGSIHTPSLTIHNCDDQDKASYRCKARNIAGTGQSAVVQLDVAEKPKINLSFQSPVLRGKTSKIDCSITSIIPLISIQWYMDFEKISPTSCLFSGGTLEEPSLTLVKLSDNHEGKYRCEVSNEAGTLPSEDVVIKIADLPVISLSSKKYTVEAAGFVTLRCQIKGNPTPKRVEWYKVVDEKKIPISKSLKYSGGTVKVPSLTIGNVVSNDAGLYVMYAQNDFGDSWSEKITVEGEMPRINLSADSSVLSGKSITIMCHLKKSDMISLNWFKDGCALLLDSKHYIGGNMDSPHLTITAVSKLDEGKYTCKASNRFGTSSESVSFKVIFCKPQLSIDESRISIQAGTTVQLRCKIISEPSITRITWHKTDICKSTQISASERYKGGSVEQPTLTIMNTNINDSGVYFCEVENIAGTVRSDDVQLDVKGDKPVITVQSEMNACDGELVNIDCKIDAKPDIYSLQWYRIIDGQLVELLQTSKHYTGGNTRHPALSIVNIAKDDEGTYICKASNSVGEGLSGECKLKVFCKPRVLVETSSISCSTGQTISLKCRIQADPAVKHIHWSKGEGFTKQRWKIIEKTENKAMERSIIPSFTIRNVQMSDSGHYVCEVTNMVGTTRSEPIILDVTTGITTKSKPIIQDITTDIPDSNTILLAYTADVDTVRTFKEHILEVLVEKNDIHVDEFIIKDDVDREFLYTVDRTIQSAKIVFLLLSKDFVDKAWPNVSSMSNLTGSLYSRQSLIVPVYLEQSINLPMGLRSLMCLYFYRHDNVYKKALGKLMKELL from the exons acTAATTTTGATCGAAGTCTGGAGACAGATGCCTTACCAACTGTTGACAGCGCCGATAAAAAACATCTCGTTCGTCTGAAAG aaGAACATGAGCAGCATGGTTTTGATCGTTCTGAAACTCATCTAAAACAACCTGTACAAA GCGAGCAAGATGTAAGATATAGCGGAACTGAAAACTATGAGAGTCAATCACCTAGTTTAAATTCTGCCCTGACAGAAGACCGACAAACAAATGAAACTACATCTG AAGATCAAAGTCGAAGATTATCTAGACTGTCCTTAAATTTAGAAATACCATTGGTGCCGGAAAATATTGATAATTCGAATTTGCCAACCCGATCCACAGACACTGTTTTAACAGGATATAGAGGAAATCCAGCCAATACATGTG GACCTGGACATTCTGATTCCAATCTATCTCCTTCAAGAAACAACACTGAGAGAATAAGCCGGAAAAACTGGAAAG CAATAAAGATATTTGTTCTTGCCGTAgaacaaacatttataaataacaaaaaatggctGCAGTTTTCAGAAGCACTTGGATATGATATGAAAGTCGTTAGGAGGAAGATTGGTAGCAAACCTGATCAGTTCTACAAACTTTTAAATGAATGGTTAGATGTTATGGAAGAAACAAGATGGAATCCAATTCCATATCTAAAATGGGCATTAGAAGAAGTAGAAGAGGTCGACTTGAttgcaaaattgacaaaaaagttTGGCTCAA CACACGAAATAGACGATGAAGACATGGAACGGCTGCAGGAAAAACTAGCTTCTAGAGATTTTAGCATGACAG TGCAGCACAATACACCTGACAGACATACTACTATTCAAGCTAAAATGGTTGTTGTCGGTGATGGCAATGTTGTAGGCG GAAATAATTGTGACAGAAGAATTGTGAACCAGGATTCGGACGAAAATCTGAGTCAAGATTCTACAA ACAATTTATCATCGAGCGTAGTGGATGGTCCATGTGAGACAATCGGATTGGTTGAAG GGAGCCAAGTCTTGTTCTCCGATGAAGCTTTTTCGGCAATTGTTGGTAAAACATGTGTTATACAAGTCACCATTGACGAAACATACCGGCCAGATCATGTGATATGGAGATGGAAACAAAATGAAGAAGATGATTATTCAAAAATACTACATTCTGAAAAATACATCGTTGGAGATGTTAATAATCCTTCGTTAACAATTACAGATGCGCAAAAGTCAGATGAAGGTCATTATATGTGTCAAGTTGCTAATGCTTTAGGATCTGTCAACAGTAGagatatatttttggaaatatgTGGAG TCTTACCAAAGATAGATGTGAAGATTGCACAAAATCCTGTAAGAGGAGCAACAGTGATTCTTAATTGTAAGATTAAATCTTTACCGGATTTAGTGTCAGTTATATGGCACAAAAATGGAGAAGTATTGAGAATGACTTCTAAGCATAATGGAGGAACAATTCACGAACCGTCACTGACTATTAGCACTGTTGATGACACTGATGAAGCGGAGTACATGTGTAAGGTGACCAATTTGGTAGGACCAGGAACGAGTAACTTGGTGACATTGAATATTATTG ATGAACCAACAGTACGAATTGAAGTCCCTACCTTAGTCTTGACAGGAAGGACCACAACGATTGATTGTAATGTTTCTTCTACTGAACCTATTACTGAACTGACTTGGTTAAAAGATGGGTACAACATACAACCAGAATCAGACAGTAATAAGTATGCCGGAGGTAGCATCCACACACCCTCACTTACAATACATAATTGTGATGACCAGGACAAAGCTTCGTATAGATGCAAAGCTAGAAACATTGCTGGAACAGGACAAAGTGCAGTCGTGCAGTTAGATGTTGCTG AAAAACCAAAGATCAATCTCTCATTCCAGTCACCAGTCTTACGAGGGAAAACATCAAAAATCGACTGTTCTATTACTTCTATAATTCCTCTCATATCTATACAGTGGTATATGGATTTTGAGAAAATTTCCCCTACATCTTGTTTGTTCAGTGGAGGTACACTTGAAGAGCCATCTTTAACGCTCGTCAAATTGAGCGATAACCATGAAGGAAAATACAGATGTGAAGTGTCGAACGAAGCAGGGACCTTACCAAGTGAGGATGTTGTGATTAAAATAGCAG atTTACCCGTTATATCACTTTCATCTAAGAAATATACCGTTGAAGCTGCTGGTTTCGTTACGCTTAGATGTCAAATTAAAGGCAATCCGACACCCAAAAGAGTAGAATGGTACAAAGTGGTCGATGAAAAGAAAATACCAATATCAAAATCGTTAAAGTATTCAGGGGGAACAGTCAAAGTTCCGTCACTAACGATAGGGAATGTGGTCAGCAATGATGCAGGCCTTTATGTTATGTATGCGCAAAACGACTTTGGGGACAGCTGGAGTGAGAAAATAACAGTTGAAGGAG aaATGCCCCGCATCAATCTTTCTGCAGACTCTTCAGTGCTGTCAGGAAAATCAATAACCATAATGTGTCATCTTAAAAAATCAGACATGATATCTCTGAATTGGTTTAAAGATGGGTGTGCTCTTTTGCTGGACAGTAAGCACTATATCGGTGGAAACATGGATTCCCCTCATTTGACTATCACTGCCGTTTCCAAATTAGACGAAGGAAAATACACTTGTAAAGCAAGTAATCGGTTTGGGACAAGCAGTGAAAGCGTCTCTTTCAAAGTTATATTTT GTAAACCCCAGCTGTCCATTGACGAAAGCCGAATTTCAATTCAAGCTGGCACAACTGTACAATTGCGTTGTAAAATTATAAGTGAGCCCTCCATTACAAGAATAACATGGCATAAGACGGACATTTGCAAATCAACTCAGATTTCTGCATCAGAAAGATACAAAGGTGGTTCAGTTGAACAGCCAACTCTCACAATAATGAACACAAATATCAACGACAGTGGTGTTTATTTCTGCGAAGTAGAAAATATAGCCGGAACAGTACGTAGCGATGATGTTCAATTAGATGTCAAAggag ACAAACCAGTTATTACAGTCCAATCAGAAATGAATGCTTGTGATGGTGAATTAGTAAATATAGATTGTAAGATAGACGCCAAACCCGACATTTATAGTTTACAATGGTACAGAATAATCGATGGACAATTAGTTGAGTTGTTACAGACGAGTAAACATTATACAGGAGGAAACACAAGACATCCAGCCTTAAGCATTGTTAATATAGCCAAAGATGATGAAGGAACCTATATATGTAAAGCTTCGAACAGTGTCGGAGAGGGTTTAAGTGGTGAATGCAAATTAAAAGTCTTCT GTAAGCCAAGAGTTTTGGTTGAAACGTCATCCATATCCTGTTCAACTGGGCAGACTATATCATTAAAATGTAGAATACAAGCAGACCCTGCAGTTAAACATATTCACTGGTCGAAAGGAGAAGGATTTACTAAACAAAGATGGAAAATTATAGAGAAAACTGAAAATAAAGCAATGGAAAGGAGCATTATACCTTCATTTACAATTCGAAATGTACAAATGTCGGACAGCGGTCATTATGTTTGTGAAGTAACAAATATGGTTGGTACAACAAGAAGTGAACCAATAATATTAGACGTAACCACTGGAATTACAACAAAAAGTAAACCAATAATACAAGACATAACCACTGACATTCCAG attccaATACAATTCTTCTAGCATATACAGCAGACGTGGATACTGTAAGGACATTTAAAGAACACATTCTGGAAGTCCTAGTTGAAAAGAATGATATTCATGTCGATGAATTTATTATAAAAGACGACGTTGACAGAGAATTTCTGTACACTGTAGATAGAACAATTCAATCCGCAAAAATAGTATTTCTTCTACTGTCCAAAGACTTTGTCGATAAAGCATGGCCGAATGTATCGAGTATGTCAAACCTTACCGGCTCTCTATACTCACGACAATCGCTCATAGTACCGGTATATTTAGAACAGTCCATCAACCTTCCAATGGGACTAAGATCACTAATGTGCTTGTATTTTTATAGACATGATAATGTTTACAAGAAGGCATTGGGAAAATTAATGAAGGAATTGCTTTAA